The stretch of DNA TAGTTAACTTAGTTATGTCCTGACCTTTAAATTTTATAGAACCTTCAACAACTTCATAATTCGGGAAACCTAAAATTGTTAAAAATAATGTACTTTTACCTGCACCGTTAGGCCCTAAAAGAACATGAGTCTCCCCTTCGGCAATTGAAAGATTTACGCCTTTTAAAACTCTTTTACCGGCTACTTCCACAGCCAAATTTTCAATTTCAAGTAACATGTAATCACCTTTTTAATAAATATGAATTTTTTATACTAATATAAATATTAATTTACTAAATATAAATAGTTAACACATAACATAAAAAATATCAAAAAGACAGTTAAAATTGAATAAATAAAAAAAGAGAATAACTGAAATTATTCAGTTACAATAATGAATTCGCCGACTTTTTCGACTTTAGCGAAAGGAACTAACAATAAGTCACCATTTCTTTTAGCTCCTTTAACATGAATATTACGATCGCTTTCAACTCTAATTGCAATATCCACGATTTTACCGGTTTTTTCGTTGATAATTAATTCATCTAACACACCAAGAATACGTGCATTGTTGGTAGCTACTTGATAGTTTTTGATTTCACTCCATAATTTTTCTTCTCTTCTAGGAACTTGTTTATTTTCCATTAAATCACCTGATAAAAATTAATATTAGTTATATAAATATTTAACTTCATCATATTTAAACATAATATTCATTATATAATTTTTCAGCAATTTTACTATCCGGAATAGTATTAATATTTAAAGCCAGTTCTACTTTTGGACAAATCAACTGGTCTTCATCTTGAACAATATTGATGCTTCTCAATACATTCAGTCCTGATGGGACATTACCATTAAACTCATAGGAGTAATCGAGGCCTAAGTCTTCATAAATTTCAACAGGGACAACAACCGATAATGCGTCTTTAGGAGATTTTAAATAATAATCCAAAACATAATCAATTGTTTTCGTAGATATGAATGGTAAATCCGCATTAATGAATAGTAAAATATCTTCTTTAGATTTTTTTTCGAAATATTCCAAAATATAAGACAGATCAGTAAGATAATCATCTCCTGAAGTATCCAGAATAGTATAATCGCCATTAATGCTGTTTAGATATTCAGTTGTTTCAATAGTATTCGGACTGACAGCAACAACTATTTCATCTATCAGTTTAGATTCCTTTAAATTTTCAAGCACAAAACTGATTAAGGGTTTATCACGTAATTTGAAAAGAGGCTTTTCTTGGGGAACCTTAAGCCTGGTTCCCTTACCTCCTGCCATCAAAATTGCATAAATCATGATAAACCACAATTGTTTAAGCGAATTTTCCGCCCATCATTTTCATACGATCTTTAAGAATACATCTACCACCTTGTTTTCCTCCAATAGGAACTTTAGGAGTACCCATTGAATTCATACAACGTGCCATAATCGCAGAACCTAAAGCAAGACCATCTTCAACAAAAACAACATTTTCAAATTTATCTTGAACAGCTTCCAATATAAGCTGTGGTTTGCGTCCTGTAATTCCAGCCCTTCCAGTAATACCTAAAGCTGAACCTGGAACAATGACATTTTCTTTGAATGCCACATCCAATACTCTTTTTACAATATTGGTACTTACATAATCCAAAGTTGAAAGTAAAGTTGGAAGACCATCGGCATCATAGAATTGTGCTCCCAATTCCATTAAATCATCGAGTTTATCACCATTGAATCCAACATCACAACCAATTAATGTGGTACCTGCTTTTTCAGCAGCTTCCGGATTAACAGGTACGGTTCCGAACCTTTCAACATCCATTGGCACTTTAGTAATATTGACTAACTTATGGGCTTCAAGGGCATTGGCTTCAGCCTGTTTATGGTCAGCCTTTTTCATTGCTTTATCTGAATATAAATCTAAAGCTGCACCATTTTTCTTATCAATCATGCCGGAACCTCTAGCTAAAGAGTCACTGACAACCCCTGCAAGACCTAAAAAGTTACCTACAGTATTTGCATAAGGCTCATTGTCATTAACAATACGTCCGGCCAATGTTGAACCAAAGTCCAAAGAAACACAAGGGTTTCTATAATCCACTTCAGTCCATTTAGCACCTAATTTGATTCCAGCAGTAACAAGTT from Methanobrevibacter sp. YE315 encodes:
- a CDS encoding PRC-barrel domain-containing protein → MENKQVPRREEKLWSEIKNYQVATNNARILGVLDELIINEKTGKIVDIAIRVESDRNIHVKGAKRNGDLLLVPFAKVEKVGEFIIVTE
- a CDS encoding NTP transferase domain-containing protein, which encodes MIYAILMAGGKGTRLKVPQEKPLFKLRDKPLISFVLENLKESKLIDEIVVAVSPNTIETTEYLNSINGDYTILDTSGDDYLTDLSYILEYFEKKSKEDILLFINADLPFISTKTIDYVLDYYLKSPKDALSVVVPVEIYEDLGLDYSYEFNGNVPSGLNVLRSINIVQDEDQLICPKVELALNINTIPDSKIAEKLYNEYYV
- a CDS encoding methanogenesis marker 14 protein, whose amino-acid sequence is MSFLSRIFNKGPKPIIAHSKTGNLGTLRAQKAGPASPGAVQKPDTFYVTASVELGNTTTKSIVMATNLNTSESYLLNKTVKMTRDIRPPKANEEVFGKTVWGIELSKESVTELIKDTVLESLRKCNVDKDEDLDFVVRSTGVTAGFATAEEAGQLIIALADGCLEADIPPRKMSPAMTISQLPERLQKHSLLENIMFDGAVVSVVPPQGKETVANEMEGELVTAGIKLGAKWTEVDYRNPCVSLDFGSTLAGRIVNDNEPYANTVGNFLGLAGVVSDSLARGSGMIDKKNGAALDLYSDKAMKKADHKQAEANALEAHKLVNITKVPMDVERFGTVPVNPEAAEKAGTTLIGCDVGFNGDKLDDLMELGAQFYDADGLPTLLSTLDYVSTNIVKRVLDVAFKENVIVPGSALGITGRAGITGRKPQLILEAVQDKFENVVFVEDGLALGSAIMARCMNSMGTPKVPIGGKQGGRCILKDRMKMMGGKFA